DNA sequence from the Pedobacter schmidteae genome:
TTTGGGTAATCCGATTGAACAGTATCAGGCAAGGGTGATTAAGGATGAGATTTGTTCGCCTAAAACACTGAAAAAACTGCAGGCGATGTTGGAAAATGTGGTTACGCAAGGTACCGGTAAGCTTATGGGGTCGCCATTGTACCGGGTTGCCGGTAAAACGGGTACAGCCCAGGTAGCAGATGGAAACAGAGGTTACAAAGGTAAACGAAGCTATCAGGCTTCTTTCTGTGGATATTTTCCGGCTGATAAACCGAAATATTCCATTATCGTCTCTATCAACGGGCCAAAAAATGGTTATTACGGTGCAACGGTGGCCGGACCGGTATTTAAAGAGATTGCAGATCGCATTTATGCCAGTGACATGGAAATGTATAACAACATTCCTGAACGGTTGGTAGGTAACACAATTAAGCCTGAAGCTAAAGCCGGACAAAGTAAAGCACTTAAACGCGTGTATAATGCCTTGGGTATAAAAGCACTTTATGCTGCTAAATCTGATTACTTCAATAGTGTAGATACCAGTAATGGTATTGTATATGAGGATTTTAATGCCGTAAAAGGGGTGATGCCTAATGTAAATGGGATGGGTTTAAAAGATGCCTTATTCCTTTTGGGGAATGTAGGTTTAAAAACCCGGATAAAGGGAAGCGGAAAGGTAATCAATCAATCGATTGCTGCCGGAAGTAAAATAGGAAAAGGATTGTCGGTACAAATAGAATTACAATAAGATGCAACTGCAGGATGTTTTATATGGGATAACGATTACCAGCCTGGTTGGGCAAAGCAACAGGGAGGTGAGTGCATTGGTGTTTGATTCACGTCAGGCAACTGCTGGTGCTATATTTTTTGCCATTAAAGGTACTCTATCCGATGGTCATGCTTATATAGGTAACGTAATTACGGCAGGTGTGCAGGTAGTTGTTTGTGAGCAGATTCCGGACCAAACCATGGCTGATGTGACTTATATTGTGGTAGATAACAGTTCGGTGGCTTTGGGTAAGATGGCTGCTAATTTTTACGGTAATCCATCGGCTAAATTGCAGCTTGTAGGCATTACAGGTACAAACGGTAAAACTACCATTGCTACGTTATTATTTAAGCTGTTTAGGTCGCTAGGCTATAAGGTGGGCTTGATTTCTACCGTGGACAACCACATTAATGATAAGGTGGTACCTGCTACGCATACCACGCCAAATCCGGTTGCGCTGAATATGCTTCTACAGGATATGGTGGATGCGGCGTGTGATTATTGCTTTATGGAAGTAAGTTCGCATGCGGTTGTGCAGCACCGGATTGAAGGTTTGAGTTTTGCCGGTGGTGTATTTTCTAATATCACGCATGATCATCTTGATTTCCATAAAACATTTGACAATTATATTAAAGCCAAAAAGGCATTTTTTGATGGTTTGCCAACTTCGGCCTTTGCGCTGACCAATCTGGATGATAAAAACGGTATGGTGATGTTGCAAAATACTAAAGCGGTTAAAAAGACCTATGCTTTGAAGCAACTGGCTGATTTTAAAGCAAAAATAATTGAAAATAGCTTTAATGGTTTGCATCTGGAGGTGGATCAGGCTGATGTTTTCTTTAAGCTGGTGGGTTCATTTAACGCCTACAATTTATTGGCGGTT
Encoded proteins:
- a CDS encoding UDP-N-acetylmuramoyl-L-alanyl-D-glutamate--2,6-diaminopimelate ligase; its protein translation is MQLQDVLYGITITSLVGQSNREVSALVFDSRQATAGAIFFAIKGTLSDGHAYIGNVITAGVQVVVCEQIPDQTMADVTYIVVDNSSVALGKMAANFYGNPSAKLQLVGITGTNGKTTIATLLFKLFRSLGYKVGLISTVDNHINDKVVPATHTTPNPVALNMLLQDMVDAACDYCFMEVSSHAVVQHRIEGLSFAGGVFSNITHDHLDFHKTFDNYIKAKKAFFDGLPTSAFALTNLDDKNGMVMLQNTKAVKKTYALKQLADFKAKIIENSFNGLHLEVDQADVFFKLVGSFNAYNLLAVYGTALLLDQDQLTVLTTLSNLTGAEGRFDYIVSNGIIGIVDYAHTPDAVQNVLSTVQDIRKGTEQVITIIGCGGDRDKTKRPIMAQVACDWSDKVILTSDNPRTENPQTIVEEMEKGVSPTNRRKTLSIVDRREAIKTACHLAKPGDIILLAGKGHEKYQEINGVRYHFDDKEVLMEQLNLIS